The Stigmatopora argus isolate UIUO_Sarg chromosome 16, RoL_Sarg_1.0, whole genome shotgun sequence genome has a window encoding:
- the barhl1b gene encoding barH-like homeobox 1b, which yields MEASANGSSFGIDSLLSHRPGSPLSKGGEGLLAGECRSPLEFSPRSDAESGCSSPPSPRRECADEVAQRQGHGVGIGVGLPPLLQHGPAISAGAQQRTMTSSFLIRDILADCKPLAACAPYSSNGQPTQEAGRLAAKIADDFMEKIHSNSSSDSEYKVKEEGDREISSSRDSPQVRLKKPRKARTAFTDHQLAQLERSFERQKYLSVQDRMELAASLNLTDTQVKTWYQNRRTKWKRQTAVGLELLAEAGNYSALQRMFPSPYFYPQSLVSNLDPGAALYLYRGPSAPPPSLQRPLVPRILLHGLQGAGEPPPPPPLPPMSGVLSRPAQQR from the exons ATGGAGGCGTCCGCCAACGGCTCCAGCTTCGGCATCGACTCGCTGCTGTCCCACAGGCCCGGAAGTCCGCTCTCCAAGGGGGGCGAGGGGCTGCTGGCCGGGGAGTGCCGCTCGCCCCTGGAGTTCAGCCCGAGATCCGACGCGGAAAGCGGCTGCTCGTCACCGCCCTCGCCGCGGAGGGAGTGCGCCGACGAGGTGGCGCAGAGGCAGGGCCACGGTGTCGGCATCGGTGTCGGCCTGCCGCCTCTTCTCCAGCACGGGCCGGCCATCTCGGCGGGGGCCCAGCAGAGGACCATGACCTCGTCCTTCCTCATCCGAGACATTCTGGCGGACTGTAAGCCCCTGGCCGCCTGCGCCCCCTATTCCAGTAACGGACAGCCCACGCAGGAGGCCGGCAGGCTGGCGGCCAAGATAGCCGACGACTTTATGGAGAAAATTCACAGTAACTCGTCGTCGGACAGCGAATATAAAG TGAAAGAGGAAGGGGACCGTGAAATCTCCAGCAGCAGAGACAGCCCCCAAGTCCGCCTGAAGAAGCCCCGAAAGGCCCGGACGGCCTTTACGGACCACCAACTGGCCCAACTGGAGCGCAGTTTCGAGCGACAGAAGTACCTGAGCGTGCAGGACCGCATGGAACTGGCCGCCTCGCTAAACCTCACCGATACGCAGGTCAAGACCTGGTACCAGAACCGAAG GACCAAATGGAAGAGGCAGACGGCAGTGGGACTGGAACTGTTGGCCGAGGCCGGCAACTACTCGGCCCTGCAACGGATGTTCCCGTCCCCCTACTTCTACCCGCAGAGCCTGGTGTCCAACTTGGACCCGGGGGCGGCCCTCTACCTATACAGGGGCCCCTCGGCACCCCCACCCAGCCTGCAGAGGCCCCTGGTCCCCCGCATCCTTCTGCACGGCCTGCAAGGGGCCGGCGAGCCGCCACCCCCGCCTCCCCTGCCTCCCATGTCCGGTGTACTCTCACGGCCGGCCCAGCAACGGTGA